A window of Pyrobaculum aerophilum str. IM2 contains these coding sequences:
- a CDS encoding vWA domain-containing protein — MGALINVDYSDELTRLRVHEIVKYFQRLGIPLKLSKISNEIIADSFYVHYRTPILREKPNNEEVLWYLFIKSYLSTDVYQEVSKISRYNYQVSKSASIKLLRAYNSLISRIERGAVEGVEDKRQDLRELSENQQLRQEINSLLRFYMGNIKNIEKLRKSITKALGNEVGKEAAELLFDIDIDPYRARLAKILESLVEMLSAIQPEVEQGEISERRGVLSGVTRLRTYADLQRATNLSKALYIQSRELFGYKLATKSLSIYDMSLDTRDRVYLLVDKSGSMFYTLYDGVAMDMTQKITWATALAIALMKKSKRVVLRFFDQMVYPPITNIKDIIKSLLRVLPLGGTDITAAVHTAVRDAKQMGLHNYKLIIITDGEDDMVQPEVLKMAKASFREVKAVLIGGYNETIESYLPTIKINTVNPESLKLALKNI; from the coding sequence ATGGGCGCCCTTATAAACGTAGATTACAGCGACGAGCTCACCAGGCTGAGAGTCCATGAGATAGTGAAGTACTTCCAGCGCCTGGGCATACCGTTAAAACTTTCCAAAATCTCCAATGAGATAATAGCGGACTCGTTCTACGTCCATTACAGAACCCCCATCCTCAGGGAAAAACCCAACAACGAGGAGGTCCTCTGGTATTTATTCATTAAGTCTTACTTGTCCACAGACGTCTACCAAGAGGTGTCAAAAATCAGCAGATATAACTATCAAGTTTCAAAGTCTGCGTCTATAAAGCTGTTAAGAGCATATAACAGCCTCATATCGAGAATAGAGAGAGGCGCCGTGGAGGGGGTTGAGGACAAGAGACAGGATTTGAGAGAACTCAGCGAGAATCAACAACTCCGCCAAGAGATAAACAGCCTATTGCGGTTTTACATGGGGAATATAAAGAACATTGAAAAATTGAGGAAGTCTATAACTAAGGCGTTGGGCAATGAGGTGGGGAAAGAGGCAGCCGAGCTCCTCTTTGACATAGACATCGACCCTTACAGGGCGAGACTCGCCAAAATTTTAGAATCGCTGGTGGAGATGTTATCTGCCATACAGCCAGAAGTGGAACAAGGCGAGATTTCAGAGAGGAGGGGGGTCCTATCAGGCGTAACTAGGCTCAGGACCTACGCCGACTTACAGAGGGCTACAAACTTGAGCAAGGCGTTATATATCCAGTCCAGAGAGCTCTTCGGCTATAAACTCGCCACAAAGTCCCTTTCAATATATGACATGTCGCTGGACACAAGGGATAGAGTATATCTCCTAGTGGACAAATCGGGTTCTATGTTCTACACGCTCTACGACGGCGTGGCCATGGACATGACTCAAAAGATCACTTGGGCAACAGCGCTGGCAATAGCGCTGATGAAAAAGAGCAAGAGGGTTGTGTTGAGATTTTTCGACCAAATGGTATACCCTCCCATTACGAATATTAAAGACATTATAAAATCGCTACTCCGCGTGTTGCCCCTTGGCGGCACAGACATCACAGCCGCTGTTCACACGGCAGTTAGAGACGCTAAACAAATGGGTCTGCACAACTACAAACTGATTATCATAACAGACGGCGAAGACGACATGGTACAACCAGAGGTGTTAAAAATGGCCAAGGCCTCCTTTAGAGAAGTAAAAGCAGTTTTAATAGGGGGATACAATGAAACTATAGAGTCGTATTTACCCACAATAAAGATAAATACTGTTAATCCTGAATCATTAAAACTAGCACTAAAAAATATTTAA
- a CDS encoding AAA family ATPase, producing the protein MEDLAQKVVNARRILDGLFFKFSDEITASLTAVLTRENFILIGPPGTAKTMLVASISKLLKAKWFYRLLTKFTEIEEVIGPIDVVELLKGNVKRIYTNSIVEADFALLDEIFNASSAILNTMLTILNERVIYDGGNIIPVKTWTVFGATNRIPDEEELQALYDRFPLRVFTKYAAPEETEDLIKTGLRLRKEYESLAPVMSMDEVKKLNEYIKNYVYENMNSLVKHISRIVASYLDHVVISNRTRVKVPLYVVSYLTVVGIKPSDIDAAVLRAGTLKVLKYLVKDKEDLSEYESFLATHMPGNLSVLYDMVKEIKALIANNAISIAKEKLREAYELFEKSVADPVTYRFFQVEIEEIKTTLELLKSQL; encoded by the coding sequence GTGGAGGACTTAGCCCAAAAAGTAGTAAACGCGAGGAGAATTCTAGACGGGCTTTTCTTCAAGTTCAGCGATGAGATAACTGCCAGTCTAACCGCAGTTTTGACGCGGGAGAACTTCATCCTCATAGGCCCCCCCGGTACGGCCAAGACAATGCTCGTCGCCTCAATATCTAAACTTCTAAAGGCGAAGTGGTTTTACAGACTGCTTACGAAATTCACAGAGATAGAGGAAGTGATTGGGCCAATAGACGTGGTGGAGTTGTTAAAGGGAAATGTCAAGAGAATATACACAAACTCCATCGTCGAGGCCGATTTCGCTCTGCTAGACGAGATATTCAACGCGTCTAGCGCAATTCTCAACACTATGCTTACTATATTAAACGAGAGGGTGATTTACGACGGGGGCAACATCATACCCGTTAAGACATGGACTGTCTTCGGGGCCACTAATAGAATACCCGACGAGGAGGAGCTACAAGCTCTATACGACAGATTCCCCCTAAGAGTCTTTACAAAATACGCCGCCCCCGAGGAAACTGAGGACTTAATTAAAACCGGCCTCCGCCTGAGGAAGGAGTACGAGTCGTTAGCGCCCGTTATGTCAATGGACGAGGTGAAAAAATTAAATGAATACATTAAGAACTATGTCTATGAGAATATGAACAGCCTTGTGAAACACATATCCCGCATTGTAGCCTCCTATTTAGACCACGTGGTTATCTCCAACCGCACAAGAGTTAAAGTGCCTCTGTATGTAGTGTCCTACCTCACCGTGGTCGGCATAAAGCCATCTGATATAGACGCCGCAGTTCTCAGGGCCGGCACGTTGAAGGTGTTGAAATACTTAGTGAAGGACAAAGAGGACTTGTCGGAGTATGAGTCCTTCCTCGCCACTCACATGCCCGGCAACCTTTCAGTGCTTTACGACATGGTTAAAGAAATAAAGGCATTAATTGCAAACAACGCCATTTCTATCGCTAAGGAGAAATTAAGAGAGGCATACGAGCTGTTTGAAAAATCCGTGGCAGATCCCGTCACGTACCGCTTCTTCCAAGTGGAGATAGAGGAGATTAAAACAACGCTTGAGCTGTTGAAAAGCCAGTTATAA
- a CDS encoding DNA double-strand break repair nuclease NurA yields MFIATAGKRLREYLQKRTQKEFALDQLRDKILYRKIEGSPPSFNVAGVDGGIGVVKLANGHQVVLARAAAVGSDFIEREFIADIASVDSASLPWAYLVIVESLVGMRALEKHGVDVLLMDGSLYAKAVRLVHNLILTREFQNLYYVPELATALYTLSRLIKTARERGARLVFVSKDHNYKLLKEHVIFEILGERYRDHLFQRGLLWYSVLWIRKFRKELLELYKTIRNYDYEGARLLTLLITPSITDIEILAEILPSGHYTVPMLVGGCDAYMNFKGLTTVERLVKAAEDRLEDSLIFRLKDNFNSNILEYIRDALDTFPKIYFFYIKFDRDESPLLVEIPVEGTRMFDGSPVKAFYPPARVDDVVSLLREQFRDPVHYNTWLWYAHSVASFKSSQLSEYAVYLKNMVEDVGIARRIKLAWGL; encoded by the coding sequence ATGTTTATAGCGACAGCGGGGAAAAGATTGCGGGAGTATTTGCAAAAACGTACACAGAAGGAATTTGCGCTAGATCAGCTTAGAGATAAGATCTTGTATCGAAAAATTGAGGGAAGCCCCCCGTCTTTCAACGTGGCTGGCGTTGACGGGGGTATTGGCGTCGTCAAGCTCGCCAACGGGCATCAAGTAGTGTTGGCAAGGGCAGCGGCAGTGGGGAGCGATTTTATTGAGAGGGAGTTTATCGCCGACATTGCCTCTGTGGACTCCGCCTCGCTTCCATGGGCGTATTTAGTCATTGTTGAATCGCTCGTGGGCATGAGGGCTTTGGAAAAACACGGCGTGGACGTGTTATTAATGGACGGGTCTTTATACGCCAAAGCGGTGAGGCTAGTACACAACTTGATCCTCACCCGCGAGTTTCAAAACCTTTACTACGTGCCGGAGCTGGCCACGGCGTTGTACACTCTCTCTAGGCTTATAAAAACCGCGCGGGAAAGGGGGGCAAGGCTCGTCTTTGTCTCTAAAGACCACAATTACAAGCTGTTAAAAGAACACGTTATTTTCGAAATTCTGGGGGAGAGGTATAGAGACCACTTGTTCCAAAGGGGGCTCCTCTGGTACTCAGTTTTGTGGATTCGCAAGTTTAGAAAAGAGCTATTGGAGCTTTATAAAACGATTAGGAACTACGACTACGAGGGGGCCAGGCTGTTGACCCTGTTAATAACCCCCTCAATTACTGACATCGAGATCCTAGCCGAAATTCTCCCCTCAGGCCACTACACAGTCCCAATGCTTGTAGGCGGATGCGATGCATATATGAACTTCAAGGGGTTGACCACGGTGGAGAGGCTGGTTAAAGCCGCCGAGGATAGATTAGAGGATTCCTTGATATTTAGGCTTAAAGATAATTTTAATTCTAATATATTGGAATATATTAGAGATGCTCTTGATACATTTCCAAAAATTTATTTCTTCTACATAAAATTTGATAGGGATGAATCCCCCCTCCTTGTGGAAATACCTGTGGAAGGCACCAGGATGTTTGACGGAAGTCCGGTAAAGGCCTTTTACCCACCTGCCCGCGTTGATGACGTCGTGAGTTTACTAAGGGAGCAGTTCCGAGACCCAGTCCACTACAACACTTGGCTTTGGTACGCCCACTCTGTCGCGTCGTTTAAAAGTAGCCAGCTGTCGGAATACGCCGTGTATTTGAAAAACATGGTGGAAGATGTTGGCATCGCCCGGAGGATTAAACTGGCCTGGGGCTTATGA